Sequence from the Paenibacillus riograndensis SBR5 genome:
CTACGCGCGGTCTACCAGTTCAAGATAAACCATAGGCGCAGCGTCGCCACGGCGAGGTCCCAGCTTCAGGATACGAGTGTATCCGCCTGGACGCTCTGTGTAACGAGGAGCAATATCAGCGAACAATTTCTGGATTGCATCCTGCTCACCATCTACAGTCTCGCGACGAACAAATGCAGCGACTTGACGGCGGGCATGAAGATCGCCTTTTTTCGCTTTGGTGATCAGCTTTTCAGCGATGGAACGGACTTCCTTCGCTTTAGCTTCTGTTGTCTGGATGCGCTCATAAAGAAACAGATCCGTTACCATGTCGCGGAACAACGCTTTGCGCGCACTGGAATCACGGCCCAATTTTTGGTATGCCATTTGTTTTCCCTCCTTTACTCAAGCAATCTGCCAGCTATTCTTCTGTACGGAGTCCCAGTCCCAGTTCCTCAAGCTTCTCTTGAACTTCTTCCAAAGATTTGCGGCCCAGGTTGCGGACCTTCATCATATCTTCTTCCGTTTTCGTAGTCAGCTCCTGTACGGTATTAATACCGGCACGTTTGAGGCAGTTGTAAGAACGAACAGAAAGATCCAGCTCTTCGATTGTCATCTCAAGCACTTTTTCTTTTTTGTCTTCTTCTTTTTCCACCATAATTTCGGCGTCTTTCGCTTCATCCGTAAGACCTACGAACAAAACGAGGTGCTCGTTCAAAATTTTGGCTCCCAGGCTTACAGCCTCTTCCGGTCTAATACTGCCATCCGTCCAAATTTCCATCGTCAGCTTGTCGTAGTTGGTCACTTGACCGACACGAGTGTTGTCGATGCCGTAATTCACACGGGAGATAGGCGTATAGATGGAATCCACCGGAATAACGCCGATGGGCTGATCTTCGCGTTTGTTACGGTCCGCTTGGACGTAACCGCGGCCACGGCCTGCAAAAATTCGCATGTGAAGTCTCGCGCCAGGTCCCAGCGTTGCAATATGAAGATCCGGGTTCAGGATCTCAACATCGCTGTCCGCACGGATATCACCTGCGGTAACGATGCCTTCACCTTCAGCATCAATCTCGAACACTTTCTCTTCATCTGAATGAATCTTCAGGGAAAGAGCTTTAAGGTTCAGAATGATCTCCGTCACATCTTCCATTACGCCAGGAACGGTCGAGAACTCATGCAGAACGCCGTCAATTTGGACCGAAGTCACTGCGGCTCCCGGCAGGGAGGAAAGCAGGATCCGGCGAAGCGAGTTCCCCAGAGTCGTGCCATATCCACGTTCCAGCGGTTCAACTACGAATTTCCCATAGGTTCCTTCATCATTGGCTTCTACGGTCTCAATCTTCGGCTTTTCGATTTCTATCACGAGTGTACCCCTCCTTCAAACGTCGCTCCTATATGAAACTGTCACCCCATCAGGTGCATCATGTAGTATGCCTAAACACCTATTATTAGCAGATGCGTCAGAATTATACCACAATCACAATTCTGATTTCATTATACGCGGCGACGTTTCGGCGGACGGCATCCATTGTGAGGAACCGGAGTTACGTCTTTAATGAGGTTTACTTCAAGGCCAGCGGCCTGAAGGGAACGGATGGCTGCTTCGCGGCCCGCGCCCGGTCCTTTAACCATAACTTCAACGGACTTCATGCCGTGTTCCATAGCTGCTTTAGCAGCAGTTTCGGCTGCCATTTGCGCTGCAAATGGAGTCGACTTACGGGAACCTTTAAATCCTTGACCGCCGGAGCTTGCCCAGGAAATTGCATTTCCGTGAGGATCCGTGATCGTAACGATAGTGTTGTTGAACGTGGAACGAATATGTGCCACGCCGCTCTCGATATTTTTACGGTCGCGACGTTTGGTACGTACGACTTTTTTCGGTTTAGCCATTGTCTCTTATCACCCCTTCTTATTTCTTTTTGTTTGCTACCGTACGACGCGGGCCTTTCCGGGTACGGGCATTTGTTTTGGTACGTTGACCGCGAACAGGCAATCCACGACGGTGGCGAACACCGCGGTAGCAGCCGATCTCAGTAAGACGTTTAATATTCAAGGAAATTTCACGACGCAGGTCACCTTCAACCTTCACTGACTTGTCGATCATTTCACGCAATTTGCTGACTTCATCTTCCGTCAAATCACGGACACGTGTGTTAACGTCAATGCCTGTTTCATTCAAAATTTTCTGGGAAGTCGTTTTACCGATTCCGAAAATATAAGTCAAGGCGATCTCAACGCGTTTATCACGTGGCAAATCCACTCCAGCTATACGAGCCATTTTACGCTACACCCCCTTCTTAACCTTGTTTTTGTTTGTGTTTCGGATTTTCGCAAATTACCATAACAGTCCCTTTGCGGCGGATGACTTTGCATTTTTCGCAAATGGGCTTTACAGAAGGTCTTACCTTCATGTTAATTACCTCCTCAAAGTTTTGCGAAGCAAAACTTTTGTTGTAGTTCCCATCTATTTACGGTAAGTTATACGGCCTTTAGACAAATCATAAGGCGATAACTGCACGACCACTTTGTCCCCGGTTAGGATACGGATAAAGTGCATCCGCAATTTCCCGGACACATGGGCAAGTATTTGATGACCGTTCTCAAGCTCTACCTTAAACGTTGCATTCGGCAACGGCTCAATGACCGTACCTTCCACTTCAATGACATCTTCCTTAGCCACAGTTAGTCTCCTTTCTCATTAGCACTTTTTCCAGCAGGCTTACCGTACTTCATGACTGCAAAACGCAGTTTTCCGTTCGTCACCCGGCCGGTTTCTTCCAAACTGTCTACAATCTCACTGCAGATGAAGGGTATGAGCTCCAAATGCTGAATATTCTTCTTCTTCGGCGCATCAAACTTGCGTTTGTCCCCATCTGCAATATATACAAATCTGCTATCCACAACTGCGATAACAACGGCAGCCTCTCCGGCATCCTTGCCTTTGAGAATTCTCACGATTTGACCAATCTGCGGGCTGCTCCCAATATTCATGAAGATCACCTACGCATTCAGTTTTGTGAAAATTTCCATGCCGTCCGGTGTAACAGCTACTGTATGTTCAAAGTGAGCACACAATGAACCGTCTACCGTAACGACCGTCCAGTTATCTTCCAGCGTTCTGACATATCTGTCCCCTGCGTTCACCATCGGCTCAATCGCGAGTACCATACCCGGCTTCAGACGTGGTCCGCGGTCCGCTATGCCATAATTCGGAATTTGCGGTTCTTCATGCAGTTCTGCCCCAATGCCATGGCCAACATACTCGCGCACGACGGAGAACCCGGCATCCTCGATGTATTGCTGAATGGCGTGGGAGATTGTAAACAAGCGCACATCCGGTTTGACTAACGCCAGTCCTGCGTACAAGGAGCCTTCCGTGACGTCCAGCAAACGCTGGGCTTCTTCGGAAATGCTGCCCACACCGTAGGTCCAGGCGGAATCACCGTGATAACCGCGGTACTCTGCACCAATATCCAGCGTAACAATATCGCCTTCGATCAGTTTACGCTTACCCGGAAATCCGTGCACCAATTGTTCGTTGACTGAAGCGCAAATGCTGGCAGGAAAACCGTTGTAACCTTTGAAAGACGGCACAGCACCTTGACTGCGAATGTATTGATCGGCGATTCTGTCGAGTTCTCCAGTCGTAATGCCTGGCTCAATAGCCTCAGCAATCAGCCGGTGACTCTCGGCAACAATTCGACCAGCTTCCCTCATAAAGGCAAGTTCCTGTTCGGATTTACAAATGATCATTACATTAACCCCGCAGCAAAGATACGATTTCGGAAGTAACGACATTGATTTCGTTTTCCCCGTTCACCTGACGCAAAAGACCTTTATTGTCATAAAACGTAAGCAAAGGCGCTGTCTTATTATCATACTCGTCCAGGCGCTTGCCTACGCTCTCTTCGTTGTCATCCGGACGTTGATACAATGCACCGCCATCAATGTCGCAAATGCCTTCCTGCTTCGGCGGGTTGAAAATTAAATGGTAGGATGTTCCGCAGACGGTACAGATCCGGCGCCCGGTAAGACGCGCCATCAGCAGTCCACGGTCCACATTCAAGTTGATTACATGATCCAGCGAACGATTCAAGCGGCTCAAGATATCTTCCAGCGCTTCCGCTTGCGAAAGGGTTCTTGGAAAGCCATCCAATAAAAAACCTTTTTCGCAATCGGACTGCTGCAGCCGTTCTTCAACAATTCCAATGGTCACATCATCAGGTACAAGCAAGCCTTGATCGATATAAGATTTGGCCTTCAATCCAACAGGTGTACCTTGCTTGATTGCCAAGCGGAAGGCATCTCCCGTCGAAATATGAGGAATACCAAGCTCTTTTACAACTACAGCTGCCTGTGTCCCCTTGCCTGCCCCAGGAGGGCCCATGAATAAAATGTTCACGATTTCTCTTCTCCCCCCAAAAGTTCGCCACCAAGCAAGAAACAGCACAATAGGTGCCGGAAAGTCAGTGAGTTCATGCTTCTCCGGAACCTATCGACTATTTATTGATGAAGCCTTTGTAATGGCGTTTGATCAGTTGGCTCTCGATCTGCTTCATCGTATCCAGTGCAACACCGACTACGATCAGCAGGGCTGTACCACCAATCTGTACCTGCCGAGGCAACCCGGACAAAGAACCGAACAATACAGGCAGGATAGAGATTACAGCCAGAAACAGTGCACCGGACATCGTCAGGCGTGACATCACTCTGGTTAAATACTTCTCAGTTGCCTTACCTGGACGGATTCCTGGGATGTAACCACCATTCTTTTTCATGTTGTCAGCCATTTGCTGGGGATTCATCTGAACAAACGTATAGAAGAACGTAAATCCGATGATCATGATCACATAAAGAACCATGCCTAGCGGCTTATCATGAGCAAGATTGTTGGTGACCCATTTAGCCCATTCATGAGTTGACCAAAAGCTCGAGATTACAATCGGAAATTGAAGTAGCGAAACGGCGAAGATAACCGGAATTACACCTGCCGCATTAATCTTAAGCGGGATATGTGTATTCTGTCCACCGTACATTTTGTTACCGACCACTCGTTTAGCGTATTGTACAGGGATTTTCCGGATACCTTGCTGTACAAAGATAACCCCTGTAATAATCGCTACAATCACGATCAGTATAATAACGACTTTAAGAATATTCAGGAACACCTGATCCGGCTGAATAAAGCTTGACTGTGCCGTAGTGGTAATATATCCCGGGATGGCGGCGACGATGCCCGCAAAAATCAGGATCGAAATCCCGTTTCCTATTCCCTTTTCTGTTATCTGCTCACCCAGCCACATCAAGAACGATGTTCCCGCCGTCAATATGATCGCGATAAGCAGGTAATCCGCAAAGGTTGCATTTGGAATCATCTCAGTTCCATATATCCGGTTAAACCCGATCGATGTAGCAAAAGCTTGAATCAGACCGAGTACTACGGTGCCGTAACGGGTAATTTGCGCCAGTTGCTTTTTCCCGTGCTCCCCTTGTTTAGCCCATTCGGCAAACTTAGGGACAACATCCATCGAGAGCAATTGCACGATGATGGATGCCGTAATGTACGGGTA
This genomic interval carries:
- a CDS encoding adenylate kinase gives rise to the protein MNILFMGPPGAGKGTQAAVVVKELGIPHISTGDAFRLAIKQGTPVGLKAKSYIDQGLLVPDDVTIGIVEERLQQSDCEKGFLLDGFPRTLSQAEALEDILSRLNRSLDHVINLNVDRGLLMARLTGRRICTVCGTSYHLIFNPPKQEGICDIDGGALYQRPDDNEESVGKRLDEYDNKTAPLLTFYDNKGLLRQVNGENEINVVTSEIVSLLRG
- the rplQ gene encoding 50S ribosomal protein L17, with protein sequence MAYQKLGRDSSARKALFRDMVTDLFLYERIQTTEAKAKEVRSIAEKLITKAKKGDLHARRQVAAFVRRETVDGEQDAIQKLFADIAPRYTERPGGYTRILKLGPRRGDAAPMVYLELVDRA
- the map gene encoding type I methionyl aminopeptidase; protein product: MIICKSEQELAFMREAGRIVAESHRLIAEAIEPGITTGELDRIADQYIRSQGAVPSFKGYNGFPASICASVNEQLVHGFPGKRKLIEGDIVTLDIGAEYRGYHGDSAWTYGVGSISEEAQRLLDVTEGSLYAGLALVKPDVRLFTISHAIQQYIEDAGFSVVREYVGHGIGAELHEEPQIPNYGIADRGPRLKPGMVLAIEPMVNAGDRYVRTLEDNWTVVTVDGSLCAHFEHTVAVTPDGMEIFTKLNA
- a CDS encoding DNA-directed RNA polymerase subunit alpha, with protein sequence MIEIEKPKIETVEANDEGTYGKFVVEPLERGYGTTLGNSLRRILLSSLPGAAVTSVQIDGVLHEFSTVPGVMEDVTEIILNLKALSLKIHSDEEKVFEIDAEGEGIVTAGDIRADSDVEILNPDLHIATLGPGARLHMRIFAGRGRGYVQADRNKREDQPIGVIPVDSIYTPISRVNYGIDNTRVGQVTNYDKLTMEIWTDGSIRPEEAVSLGAKILNEHLVLFVGLTDEAKDAEIMVEKEEDKKEKVLEMTIEELDLSVRSYNCLKRAGINTVQELTTKTEEDMMKVRNLGRKSLEEVQEKLEELGLGLRTEE
- the rpmJ gene encoding 50S ribosomal protein L36 is translated as MKVRPSVKPICEKCKVIRRKGTVMVICENPKHKQKQG
- the infA gene encoding translation initiation factor IF-1, which encodes MAKEDVIEVEGTVIEPLPNATFKVELENGHQILAHVSGKLRMHFIRILTGDKVVVQLSPYDLSKGRITYRK
- the secY gene encoding preprotein translocase subunit SecY → MFKTLKNIWHIEDLRKKILFTLFVLIIYRIGSFVPVPGVNKEVLESTNQGGEALMGLLNTFSGGALKNFSIFAISIYPYITASIIVQLLSMDVVPKFAEWAKQGEHGKKQLAQITRYGTVVLGLIQAFATSIGFNRIYGTEMIPNATFADYLLIAIILTAGTSFLMWLGEQITEKGIGNGISILIFAGIVAAIPGYITTTAQSSFIQPDQVFLNILKVVIILIVIVAIITGVIFVQQGIRKIPVQYAKRVVGNKMYGGQNTHIPLKINAAGVIPVIFAVSLLQFPIVISSFWSTHEWAKWVTNNLAHDKPLGMVLYVIMIIGFTFFYTFVQMNPQQMADNMKKNGGYIPGIRPGKATEKYLTRVMSRLTMSGALFLAVISILPVLFGSLSGLPRQVQIGGTALLIVVGVALDTMKQIESQLIKRHYKGFINK
- a CDS encoding KOW domain-containing RNA-binding protein, whose translation is MNIGSSPQIGQIVRILKGKDAGEAAVVIAVVDSRFVYIADGDKRKFDAPKKKNIQHLELIPFICSEIVDSLEETGRVTNGKLRFAVMKYGKPAGKSANEKGD
- the rpsM gene encoding 30S ribosomal protein S13, which translates into the protein MARIAGVDLPRDKRVEIALTYIFGIGKTTSQKILNETGIDVNTRVRDLTEDEVSKLREMIDKSVKVEGDLRREISLNIKRLTEIGCYRGVRHRRGLPVRGQRTKTNARTRKGPRRTVANKKK
- the rpsK gene encoding 30S ribosomal protein S11; translated protein: MAKPKKVVRTKRRDRKNIESGVAHIRSTFNNTIVTITDPHGNAISWASSGGQGFKGSRKSTPFAAQMAAETAAKAAMEHGMKSVEVMVKGPGAGREAAIRSLQAAGLEVNLIKDVTPVPHNGCRPPKRRRV